Proteins from a genomic interval of Quercus robur chromosome 9, dhQueRobu3.1, whole genome shotgun sequence:
- the LOC126700807 gene encoding uncharacterized protein LOC126700807, translating to MRLKQIPNKRVLHVYRETHQCVDALTKLGAQTDSNFVVFCNPPPVVGIQSQHTLYCYFAGRSSSRRAARATASNTPKRAAAAPPHTVPAQGQSGSEKGSLGATFASGLVWGTGAYIAYSAVNSLMGPRVDEHKTVCANQSKAFIDV from the exons ATGCGCTTGAAGCAAATCCCAAACAAACGTGTGCTTCATGTCTACCGTGAAACTCATCAATGTGTGGATGCTTTGACAAAGCTTGGAGCACAAACCGACtctaattttgtagttttttgtaATCCACCGCCTGTGGTGGGAA tccAATCACAACATACATTGTATTGTTATTTTGCAGGAAGGTCAAGTTCCCGCCGTGCAGCCCGTGCCACGGCAAGTAATACTCCTAAGCGAG CGGCTGCTGCTCCTCCTCATACAGTGCCTGCACAAGGTCAAAGTGGGTCTGAAAAGGGATCACTTGGTGCCACTTTTGCAAGTG GCTTGGTCTGGGGTACTGGTGCTTATATTGCTTACAGTGCTGTAAATTCTTTGATGGGTCCTCGTGTCGATGAGCATAAGACTGTTTGTGCTAATCAATCCAAGGCCTTTATTGATGTATGA